Proteins encoded by one window of Gopherus flavomarginatus isolate rGopFla2 chromosome 11 unlocalized genomic scaffold, rGopFla2.mat.asm SUPER_11_unloc_1, whole genome shotgun sequence:
- the LOC127040915 gene encoding olfactory receptor 4D2-like: MEQENLTTTVTEFVLLGLTQSLELQQFLFIIFSIVYLTTWLGNFTIIITVITEHHLHTPMYFLLANLAFLDVGDSSVNAPKFLMGLLSQRKTISFNECFLQMFFFHFIAGAMSLCLVGIAVDRYVAIYKPLRYLTIMNPGVLVGIVVLAWLGGLAHSAVQIGLLLQLPFCGPNVLDNFYCDVPQVIKLACTETHLVELQMVFNGGVLLVMIFIILLISYALILFKIRTYLTEGKHKALSTCGIQITVVCLIFTPCIFIYARPFQKFTVDKVVSVIYTVITPMLNPMIYTLRNAEMKKAIRRLMRRVLCSRREINT; the protein is encoded by the coding sequence ATGGAGCAGGAGAACCTCACCACCACAGTGACAGAATTTGTCCTCTTGGGCCTCACCCAAAGTCTTGAGCTGCAGCAATTCCTCTTCATCATCTTCTCCATAGTCTACCTGACAACCTGGCTGGGAAACTTCACCATCATCATCACTGTGATCACCGAGCACCAtctccacacccccatgtacttcctgCTGGCCAACCTAGCTTTCTTGGATGTCGGCGACTCATCAGTAAATGCTCCAAAATTTCTGATGGGTCTCCTCAGCCAACGTAAAACCATCTCATTCAATGAGTGTTTCCTGCAGATGTTCTTCTTCCACTTCATCGCCGGAGCAATGTCATTATGCCTTGTGGGGATAGCAGTCGATCGGTACGTGGCCATCTATAAACCACTGCGGTACTTGACAATCATGAACCCTGGTGTGCTCGTGGGGATAGTGGTACTGGCATGGCTGGGTGGATTGGCTCACTCCGCTGTTCAGATTGGACTGCTCCTCCAGTTACCATTCTGTGGGCCAAATGTCCTGGACAATTTCTACTGTGATGTTCCACAGGTCATCAAACTGGCTTGTACTGAGACTCACCTGGTCGAACTGCAGATGGTCTTCAATGGTGGAGTGCTACTTGTAATGATATTCATCATTCTGCTTATTTCCTATGCTCTCATCTTATTCAAGATAAGGACATACCTCACAGAAGGGAAACACAAGGctctgtcaacctgtggaatccAGATTACTGTGGTGTGTTTAATATTCACACCCTGCATCTTCATCTATGCTCGACCTTTCCAGAAGTTCACCGTGGACAAGGTGGTCTCAGTCATTTATACTGTAATCACCCCAATGCTGAACCCGATGATCTACACACTGAGGAATGCTGAGATGAAGAAGGCCATCAGGAGACTGATGAGGAGAGTGCTGTGCTCAAGGAGggaaataaatacataa
- the LOC127040921 gene encoding olfactory receptor 4D2-like has product MEQQNLTSTVTEFVLLGLTQNQQLKYFLFMVFFIVYVTTWLGNFTIIITVIADHQLHTPMYFLLANLAFIDVSDSSVNAPHLLSGLLSQHKTVSFEECILQMFFFHFIGGAMVFFLVGMAIDRYVAIYKPLRYLIIMNWGMCTGLVVLAWLGGLAHSAVQIGLLLQLPFCGPNILENFYCDVPQVIKLACTNTYLVELQMVFNGGVLLITLFISLLISYTIILVKIRTHVMEGKHKALSTCGTQILVVSLIFIPGIFIYARPFKKFTLDKVASVFFTVISQMLNPMIYTLRNAEMKLAIKRLMSRMLLSWKK; this is encoded by the coding sequence ATGGAGCAGCAGAACCTCACCAGTACAGTGACTGAATTTGTTCTCTTGGGCCTCACTCAGAATCAGCAACTGAAGTATTTTCTCTTCATGGTCTTCTTCATAGTCTACGTGACCACCTGGCTGGGAAACTTCACCATCATCATCACCGTGATCGCCGACCACCAactccacacccccatgtacttcctgCTGGCCAACCTGGCTTTTATAGATGTCAGCGACTCCTCAGTCAATGCTCCCCACCTGCTTTCAGGTCTCCTCTCCCAGCATAAAACAGTCTCCTTTGAGGAGTGCATCCTCCAGATGTTCTTCTTCCACTTCATCGGGGGTGCAATGGTGTTTTTTCTTGTGGGGATGGCCATTGATCGGTACGTGGCCATCTATAAACCACTGAGATATTTGATTATCATGAACTGGGGCATGTGCACGGGGCTAGTGGTACTGGCATGGCTGGGTGGATTGGCTCACTCTGCTGTTCAAATTGGACTTCTCCTCCAGTTACCTTTCTGTGGGCCTAACATCCTGGAAAATTTTTACTGTGATGTCCCACAAGTCATCAAACTGGCCTGCACCAACACCTACTTGGTTGAACTGCAGATGGTCTTCAATGGTGGAGTGCTCCTCATCACACTATTTATCAGTCTGCTGATTTCCTACACCATCATATTAGTCAAGATCAGGACACATGTCATGGAAGGAAAACACAAGGCTCTGTCCACCTGTGGAACCCAGATCTTGGTTGTGAGCTTAATATTCATTCCTGGCATCTTCATCTATGCTCGGCCCTTTAAGAAGTTCACCCTGGACAAGGTGGCCTCAGTCTTTTTCACGGTCATTTCCCAAATGTTGAACCCAATGATCTACACATTgagaaatgcagagatgaaaCTGGCCATCAAGAGGCTGATGAGCAGAATGCTGTTGTCATGGAAGAAATGA